The genomic region caggaggagagCAGAGAGTTACAGACACGGATACATCTGGGCGCAAGCAAGGTGTGGGGCAGGCCCCACAGAAACCGGGGGGCAAGACGGAGCCCCAGAGACAGGCAGGAAGAAAAGGGCAGAAGGAGGTGAGACCCTCTTGCCTCCCCACCGTGAGTTCAGGGGGGCCCTAAGCCACCAGCCCACCCCCGAGAGCCCCCTCTCTTCCCTTCAGCCCCCCAACCCTCCCCGCTTCTGCAGACCCCCTTCTCTGGAGACTCACCCATCTCGTGGTAGAGGGAGCCTTGCTTCTGCAGGAGGGCCATGGGGCGCCGTGGGGAGGGGACCTGCACCTTCATGAGCTCATCGCAGCAGTGCCTCCACtggcctggcgggggggggggggcaaattcaATGAAATagttaagccccaccccacataatggaTCACAAGACACGGCGCCCGTTCACTAtccccatcaacttggggggggctgCCGCTCAAATACTTTAAGGGGGGGCTGAAGGAACCTCAGCCCCTATGCGTTGGCTCACATGCCAGGaaccccctcccactttgctggcCGTCTGTGGGGCAGGCAGGGGGCACTGTGCTGCCCCCTAGCGGTCTCCCCACGTGCACCAGAGGACAGGATCCCCTCTGGCCGACCCGGCAGGTCTTAGggcagggtcagcaaactttttcagcagggggctggtccactgtccttcagaccctgtggggcccggactatattatgaaaaaaaatttgaatgaattcctatgccccacaaataacccagagatgcatttcaaataaaaggacacattctactcatgtaaaaacaccctgattcccggaccgtccgcgggccggattgagaaggcgattgggccggattcagcccctgggccttagtttgcctagccatggcagcctttctcagcctgtgggtccccagatgttgttgaactacaactcccatcacccctagctagcaaggccagagttcagggatgatgggagttgtagtccaagaacatctggggacccacaggtggagaattGCTGGATTGGGGCTGCAGCTGTCCTtctttagccccccccccaatctcctgGGAAGGGCAGGGGCTTCTCGAGAGCCTCCTCCAGGAGCAAACCTTCCTAGCATGGGGGGGGTGGCTGGATTGGGGCCTCCACGGTCCAGCTCAGCTTCTCCCTCGCCTCCCTTTCCTGCCACGACCCCCTTGTGAGGCGGGACAAGGATGCAGCGGGAGGGCAGAGCAAGAGAGGGCACTGTTGCCCCTGATCTCCCCCCCCCGTGTTTCCGCCCCTCCCCGTCTCTCCTCCCCCACTCACTCATGTCGTAAAAGTGCTGCCAGAAGGCTTCCATCCAGCGCTGCGTCTCGGAGCGGGACTCTGCCAGCAGCGTGTGGGTCACCTCCTCCCCCCCATAGCGGTTCGTCACGGACATggtgtgcagttggttcttgggGTCCTTCTCTGTGGCTCGGATGCGcgtctcctggggggggggcaaaggggccTCAGGCGCGGAAATatacgcatgcgcagacacacccAGAGATGCccagggaacccccaaggaagggggaggttggaagattcaggacaaagaaagcccttcttcacgcagcgcagagttaaacggtggaactccctcccacaggaaacggggggggggcaccaaccTAGATGGCATTTATAGAggactaaaccaggcatagggatgcggatggtgctgtgggttaaaccacagagcctaggacttgccaatcagaaggtcggcagttcaaatcccagcgacggggtgagctcccgttgctcggtccttgctcctgccaacctagcagtttgaaagcacatataagtgcaagtagataaataggtaccactcaggtgggaaggtaaacggcatttccgtgtgctgctctggttcgccagaagtggcttagtcatgctggccacatgacctggaagctgtacgccggctccctcggccactaaagcgagatgagcgctgcaaccccatatagcggtacctatttatctacttgcacttgacatgctttcaaactgctatgttggcaggagcagggaccgagcaacaggagctcaccccgtcacggggattcgaaccgccgaccttctgatcggcaagccctaggctctgtggtttaacccacagcggcacctgCGTCCCCTGGAAAAACAGGTACATTTGTACAAAACCAGAAAAAAACACCCAACTGAAATAAGGACTCTGCACATGGCGACTGGCCAAAGGCAGACGTGGGGAGAttaatgtgtgctttttaaaaatgggaagacAAAACAGGGCTGGGGGTGCCGTGAGCTGGGCAGGGAAGAACCATCATCAGTCGCCAAGAGCGAGTTTCAAAAACGGCAAGGTCTCCATTTTGACACTGACACACCTGACACACAACATGGATGGACAGACCCTGGCCTGGCTGTGCTGCCAATTGAGAGTCATAGACTGGTAGCGTTGGGACCCCCAgcggtcatccagcccaaccccccgcaAGGCAGAAATCGCGGCCGAAGGCGGAGGCAGCTGTTGCATTGAAAACCTGCTTAGTTGGCAACTGTGGATGAGAAGGATGGAgcgaaggctggggggggggacaagcagGGGCATCACaaggtggggcagggggcagtccaccccaggtgtcatgccTAGGGGGGTAACAAAATCCCCCCCCCGGGCAGATCAGCACAGCAGCGCTGGCTCCCCCAGCGGATGGATTTCTGCAATTGGCATGATCGCCGTTGAGAAAATCCGCAAATACGCACAGCTTGCAGCGCTGGTCGCCAGGGATGCACCCCCCGGTGGGCACCATTCGCATCCCCCCCCAGCAGCCAGCGCCAGGCCTATTTGCACGATCGGCGGGCAGTGCTGGCACCCCTGGGAGGATTGTCCTGCCCCCGGCTGCACATCATGGTTTtttccccaaatttttttattcattttataacaaatataaagaacacaaacagaaaaacaaacatacaaaaattctcgtcatatccttattttcctAAACcttgttaggtgggcttccccaagtcccacttATCTGATTTCATTTTACTCCATCTTTAGCAATTTACATATATCacaatttctaaccatctttttttttatcacttactttaaccataaaaaactTCATCACTTATgaataatactgttttaaaatacactatcttcaacttctaaccctacagcctccACCAAagctaagatttaaatattaacatattttttcaaatattccttaaacttcttccaatccacGTTTGCCcctctgggtgcctgagcagTTTCCTCCGTCACTGGGGACCCCCAATGTTCTGCCCCCCAACCTGGTCTGAGACATCACCCCCCTACCTTGTTGATAGCAATGGTGAAGGCCGGCTCCTCCTGCGTCTCGACGTCTTTGGGGTGCCGGTAGCAGAGGAGGTTGGAGCCTCGCAGGAGGCAGAAGAGCCTCAGCCAGCCCTGCTGCTCCCCCTGCTGcacaaatatgggggggggaggagaggggggtgtTGTGTTTAGCAGGAGGGAGACCCATCTCTCCACATTCATCCCTCCCCAGGACGGGCGCTGTCCTTCTTCCCTGCCTGCCCTCCAAATCCCTTTCACCCATGCGCAGAAGCCCCTTCTGGGTGGGGGGGCACATCCCCATAGCAGAAACGCTCCCTGCCTCCCacttcagaatattttttgtataaaataaaataaaattgtatacCACCGTATACCCACAGGTAAAAAAAATTGCTTGTGCCACACCAAATTTTTtactgataagaaatacattggaaaacagaaagaaagaactcCTAGCAGTGtctgatttataacatagaacacaactacccatatttttcactctataagacacacctgaccataagacgcacctagtttttagaggaggaaaacaagaaaagaaatattctgaatgaaacagtgggtgtatgatttttgtggttcatgctgtggccacagacatgtgatctgatggtgaatttggagtgacccaatgcaaaaatcctgaggatccatgtggatccgtgctctgtaaccacgtttttgcatcacgaaacagtgggtgcattattttttttggtgcatggacatgctatgtgatctgatggtcaatttggggtgacccagtgcaaaaatcctgaggatccatgggcttttacctcccccctcccaggcagcctcttttatcgctagcgtcccttatctctctccccgattgGCAaacgatcagctgcttcctttcaacactcccttccctcttgtttgccctagtgtcttttccttagctggagcaattttctgctcctccttttcttctaatttctctcctcattaatTTAGTcttccctttgcaagtttgctgtctttacctcccccctcccaggcagcctcctttatctctagcatcctttattgtttcaacacccccttccctctttctaaaataaaaaagcaccatCTGTTTTtctcccctgggcaattcagctccagggaccacacatttgctccataagacgcacagacatttccccttacttttgaggaagaaaaaagtgtgtcttatggagtgaaaaatacggtgctttacCATATGATCCTGGGAATCCAGAAAGCGTAAAACAAGGATATGAGTCATTCCCAAAAGATAATTACAAACAAGCCTCTTCCATATGTTCCCTAAGTATGTATATGATCTCAGTGAGAGACATCAGCTTCcttttgctgggtaatctcaTTTCTATtcggtctaatttgagacaagcaAGATCTCATCTCCCCATcgacacaaagaagcctttctacccatattctgcaaataaaaaaaatcattttgacaCTAAACTATGCTGCCCTGAAATGTTCAAATGTTTCCTTGCATCTGCCTGCCACACCCTTGCCCTGCCACACTACAGTGAAGGACCGAAGATGAGACTGCAGGATGAGGCCAGAGGGGCCCATCGAGTCATCCAGCCAATGAGAAGCCCCAAGGGGTAACCAGGACCCAAGTGcgagagcagccctctcccctctctctgtccTGGAAGAGGCTGCAGTGAAccaactctacctctctttcagatcagaaccagtgaaggcggtgaaggtcctgtgtgagtgtctggaggcggttggaggatggatggcggctaacagattgaggttgaatcctgacaagacagaagtactgtttttgggggacaggaggcaggtgggTGTCAGGGACTCCCTggcctgaatggggtcactgtgcccctgaaggaccaggtgcgcagcctgggagtcattttggactcacagctgtccatggaggcacaggtcaaatctgtgtccagggcagctgtttaccagctccatctggtacgtaggctgagaccctatctgcctgcggactgtctcgccagagtggtgcatgctctggttatctcccgcttggactactgcaatgcgctctacgtggggctacctttgaaggtgactcggaaactacaactaatccagaatgcagcagctagactggtgactgggggcggccgccgagaccatataacaccggtcttcaaagacctacattggctcccaggacgtttccgagcacaattcaaagtgttggtgctgacctttaaagccctaaatggcctcaaagtcccagtatacctgaaggagcgtctccacctccatcgttctgcccagacactgaggtccagcactgaggtccttctggctgttccctcactgcgagaagcaaagctacagggaaccaggcagagggccttctcagtggtggcgcccgccctgtggaacgccctcccaccagatgtcaaagagaacaacaactaccagacttttagaagacatctgaaggcagacctgtttagggaagcttttaatgtttgacggactattgtattttaatattttgttggaagctgcccagagtggcagggtccGCGGTCCGGATTTACAGGCCTggtgggccacatccagcccccagaccatagtttgctgacctctgaatTAGATCGTTATAACgaaaaaaataaatctatatAGAAAACTGTGTTTTAAAATTCCCTGCTCTCTTCCGCCTTCTGGTGTGGCATGTTCATAGCACATCCAAATCGCTGCATCTTTCCTAATGTAGCTGAGTAGAGAGACAGAGCGAGAGAGAAGGGGTGGAGAGGATCAGCCCATCTCTTGAGCGCATGGCTCTCGATGCGCCTCTGCCCGGGGGTGTGGGTCCCAAAATGCGGGTCCCCTGCCTTCTCAGCCCCTTCCCTACCTGCAGCGCCCCCCCCAGCACTTACCTGCACCTTCAGGAAGCCGCACATGACCTGGTGGAGCATGCagttgggctgggctgccagGCGACAGCAGACGCTGCCGTACAGGGGGAGCCAGAAGGAGCTCTCctctagatgggggggggagagaagaggagggggtcaggggGAGGCAGGTCTGGGCCCCAAAAGAGGGACGAGGGGGCAGGGGGCTTCGTCCCTCCTGGAAAAGAGAGGCCACTTGCCCACCTACATTGGTGGAACAGGCTCAGCGGCAGCAGCTCCACAAAACGTCAAGAGACGTCAGAACTCCCCACCACTTGAGTCTGGACTCTTTTGGGGGCCTCCTGAAAACAGTCTTGGTGAGAGAAGCCTGCCCAGATGTTAGAAAGACGAAGGACGTTTCAGTCCATTTTTAGCCTATTGTCATTTTTAACTTTCAACTCTTTTTcgaaggaagggggagagactTCCCCAGGCAaggcctttttccacctgccttgctccaccatCCGGCCTCTGCTCCTCAAtttgtgttttattcttttatgcttttatgttgttttattgattgcagtttagaaattatttattgtaattgttaatagtgcatttctgtttaatttccatatgctgatattattattattctatactattctaatgatcgTTGAATGTTACATTTTTGATGTtgattgcttattttaaagttatgttttattatcacatttttgaaCCGCAttgattgttataagatgtacattccttgtttcttcagcttgtaaacagcCTTGAGTATCGTAAGATAGAAAAACGGTACACagattaaaagtgatgatgatggtTGTTGTTCCTTTTTGTCATTGCTAATTTTATGTTTTATAAACCACTCTGATGTTTGTTTTACAAAAAAGTGGTGCATAAATCTCaggcaatgaataaataaagtctCTGAGATGCTACAGTGCCAacctgagggccttctcggtggtggctcccaccctgtggaacgccctcccatcagatgtcaaggagatgaagaactatctgacttttagaagacatctgaagacagccctctttagggaagtctttaatgtttggtgttttattgcacttttcattttctgttggaagctgcccagagtggctggggaaacccagccagatgggcggggtataattattatttttttattattattattattattattattattattattattattattattactattattattgcagGAGCAGAGCTCACACAATGCCCACCGAGAGCCAAAGCACCCAAAGGCAACTCTTCTCCAAAGGGACCATTCCCCTGGGGCCTTTGAGGTGCGCCATGACGGCATTTCATGTGCGCCTCACTTGCGCAATTCCAACCAGACGCAGTTGAAGGAGGAATGCTTGAAACTGCAAGTTTCGTCGAGCttccggggctccggaacggatcccagacTCAaaacaagataccactgtattattattactactacgactactattttttattaattattattattattactactactattaaaccaccagttttaaaacatacaaaaagttgaaacactaaaacagattaaaactcgcaTCAACTTTCCGAACATCTGGACAGACTTGTCTaatcaggaatgtttttagcaggagcCAAAACTAGGCAGGGAGTACCGCAGTGGAGCAAAGAGCTTTGGagctctccctgccctgcccacaTGAGGGACCCTCTGCCCCCCTGCCCATCCACTAGCTGACTCCCGCAATGTGGGTCTCTGCACTTTCCGTGTCTGCACAAAACCCTCGGAGCCAAACTGCACTCAGGAACGTTCCTGCTCCCGCAAACCCAAAcccaacaacccccccaaaaaaccctgctCCAAGTACCGTTCCCGGTGACGGCGAGGTCGTGAGTGCGAAACGCGTCTTGGACGTGGGCCAGGCGCAGGGTGGTGCAGGCCAGCAGCTGGTACTTGGGGCCCCTGGAAGGAAGCAGAGGCGGGTGAGCCCGGAGGGGGCGGGCAGCGGGTGCGAATTCTGCCGAAGACGGCCGGGCGTCGGGCCCAGGATACTCACGCCACGCTGGGGGCTGGCAGCTGGAGGGGGCTGCTTCCCCCGTTGCTGACAGGGCTCCCGGGCACCCCATCCAGGGCGGCACGGACCCTCTTGCCGGACGAGCGCCCCAGGGAGCTGCTCAGGCGGCTGGCCAGCTTCTTGGGGGTGCTGCCCAGGACAGAGTCCTCCTCCAGGCCGGCGCTGTACAGCTCCACCTTCAGCTCAAAGTCCGGACCGGCCTCCGTGCTGGGGGGAGACAAAGCGGGGGGCACAGGCGTGAAAGGGGGGCACTGCCAGGCAGCCCAGAAGGTCATCCGAGGGACTTCAGATAGAAAATACAACTTACAGCATGGCAGAGGATATAGAACTGGAAGGAGACAGCAtgttacaggtgaaactcggaaaattagactattgtggaaaagttcatttatttcagtaattcaatttaaaagttgaaactaatatatgaagcTAATTCattatgcgaaaggctgggcaggatgaatcccaagctggaattaagatcgctggaagaaatatcaacaacctcagatatgcagatgacacaaccttgatggcagaaagtgaggaggaattaaagaaccttttaatgagggtgaaagaggagagtgcaaaatatggtctgaagctcaaaaaaacgaagatcacggccactggtcccatcacctcctggcaaatagaaggggaagaaatggaggcagtgagagattttactttcttgggctccatgatcactgcagatggtgacagcagtcacgaaattaaaagacgcctgcttcttgggaaaaaggcgatggcaaacctagacagcatcttaaaaagtagagacatcaccttgtcaacaaaggtccgtatagttaaagctctggtttccccagtagtgatgtatggaagtgagagctggaccctaaagaaggctgatcgccgaagaattgatgcttttgaattctggtgctggaggagactcttgagagtcccatggactgcaagaagatccaacctctccattctgaaggaaatcagccctgagtgctcactggaaggacagatcctgaagctgaggctccaagactttggccgcctcgtgagaagagaagactccctggaaaagaccctgatgttgggaaagatggagggcacaaggagaaggggacgatggaggacgagatggtgggacagttttctcgaagctgccagcatgagggaggcagcggaagacaggagtgcctggcatgctctgatccagggggtcacaaagagtcggacacaactaaacgactaaacaacaacaaaaaatgcagtgccacaggctgattgCATCCACGCCAcgctgcattgaggcagtaattgatgcaaaaggggcccaaaccaagcactgagtccatatgcatgcttctacttctcagaggtccaatattgctctatttgcagtccttgttttgccaatttcatttaatattctaattttctgagattgttaatttggggttttcatcagctgtacaccatgatcatcacaattataatgaataaaggcttgacatatcttgctttgcatgtcatgagtctgaaataaatgaacttttccacgatattctaattttccaagtttcacctgtacattTGGAAAGAAAATTATTTGATAACTTCTCGGCCGACCAGGGATTCTTCAGCCGCGGTTGGGACTgcaatctactttcagaattgaaaactggcagtgatctactcccGGTTTTGGGGGGTTCAGATTTTTTTGggaaggaaagccccatttttaagGAGTTCAGTTCAATGTTGTTGAGCCAGAGATCGACCGCAATCTACTAAAATCCcacagggatctaccagtagattgcgaTCAACCTGTTGGATATCCCTGGGCTAGATcatgggcaggcaacctaaggcccgggggtcagatccggcccaatcgccttctcaatccagcctgcggacggtccagggatcagcgtgtttttacatgagtagaatgtgtccttttattaaaaatgcatctctgggtgatttgtggggcataggaattcgttcatatttttttccaaaatatagtcctgctccccacaaggtctgcgggacggtggaccagcccatggctgaaaa from Podarcis raffonei isolate rPodRaf1 chromosome 9, rPodRaf1.pri, whole genome shotgun sequence harbors:
- the RTKN gene encoding rhotekin isoform X5; translation: MFQRHHRSRVTVARGSALEMEIRRGRFRLSLVGDTDQGTDIQKKIDHEIRMREGACKLLAACTQRQQALEVTKSLLICNSRILAYMAELQRMKEAQVMQRMARRPSDAGPVDDRLPCRGRVCISDLRIPLMWKDTEYFKNKGELHRCAVFCLLQIGPEIYDTEMVLVDRTLTDICFESTILFTEAGPDFELKVELYSAGLEEDSVLGSTPKKLASRLSSSLGRSSGKRVRAALDGVPGSPVSNGGSSPLQLPAPSVAGPKYQLLACTTLRLAHVQDAFRTHDLAVTGNEESSFWLPLYGSVCCRLAAQPNCMLHQVMCGFLKVQQGEQQGWLRLFCLLRGSNLLCYRHPKDVETQEEPAFTIAINKETRIRATEKDPKNQLHTMSVTNRYGGEEVTHTLLAESRSETQRWMEAFWQHFYDMSQWRHCCDELMKVQVPSPRRPMALLQKQGSLYHEMALPGPGGPPPNCEGLLLQDNAVSAEIRALLSSYYSDR
- the RTKN gene encoding rhotekin isoform X4; its protein translation is MFQRHHRSRVTVARGSALEMEIRRGRFRLSLVGDTDQGTDIQKKIDHEIRMREGACKLLAACTQRQQALEVTKSLLICNSRILAYMAELQRMKEAQVMQRMARRPSDAGPVDDRLPCRGRVCISDLRIPLMWKDTEYFKNKGELHRCAVFCLLQIGPEIYDTEMVLVDRTLTDICFESTILFTEAGPDFELKVELYSAGLEEDSVLGSTPKKLASRLSSSLGRSSGKRVRAALDGVPGSPVSNGGSSPLQLPAPSVAGPKYQLLACTTLRLAHVQDAFRTHDLAVTGNEESSFWLPLYGSVCCRLAAQPNCMLHQVMCGFLKVQQGEQQGWLRLFCLLRGSNLLCYRHPKDVETQEEPAFTIAINKETRIRATEKDPKNQLHTMSVTNRYGGEEVTHTLLAESRSETQRWMEAFWQHFYDMSQWRHCCDELMKVQVPSPRRPMALLQKQGSLYHEMALPGPGGPPPNCEGLLLQDNAVSAEIRALLSSYYSDSY